A window of Pseudodesulfovibrio hydrargyri contains these coding sequences:
- a CDS encoding helix-turn-helix domain-containing protein produces MDNSDAPKPPTLLTVREVADYLRVHQRTAYRLITNGTIRAIKIGSQWRVPEQALMEFIESGMKASAPTGKRKAEPDQFKLPLD; encoded by the coding sequence ATGGACAACTCAGATGCACCCAAGCCGCCGACCCTGCTTACCGTGCGGGAAGTTGCGGACTATTTACGGGTACACCAGAGGACGGCCTACAGGCTGATTACCAACGGCACCATCAGGGCCATCAAGATCGGGAGCCAATGGCGCGTGCCCGAGCAGGCCTTGATGGAATTTATAGAGAGTGGAATGAAGGCCTCGGCCCCTACGGGCAAGAGAAAGGCCGAGCCGGATCAATTCAAACTCCCACTGGACTAA
- a CDS encoding ATP-dependent 6-phosphofructokinase: MKHFDFVTKIPNLGQPKIHSPLKGARFVDESSPTTLMLTSGELTELNADVLQKDFEKAGPRERVYFDTSKARCAIVTCGGICPGINDVIRAIVHEAHYHYGVRHVLGITNGLRGFIPEYGYDIKELTPDTVSHIHQFGGTILGSSRGLQDSVEIVDSLERLNINVLFVIGGDGAMRAAKSIVNEVSARKRNIAIIGIPKTIDNDINFITRSFGFDTAVEKAAEAIQCAHVEATGVDMGVGLVKLMGREAGFIAAQATLAMQEVNFLLVPEQPFSLAGEGGLLEAVENRLKARKHAIIVCAEGAGQDLLGTEIERDPSGNPKLGDICGLIVSQLEDYAQAKDFEINIKFIDPSYLIRSVPANAGDRVYCGFLGQNAVHAAMAGKTGMVVSRLKSSMVHLPLDLVATERRRININSDWWSSVMEATGQHEYLK, from the coding sequence ATGAAACATTTCGATTTTGTTACTAAAATTCCGAATCTCGGCCAGCCGAAGATACATTCGCCGCTCAAGGGCGCGCGGTTCGTGGATGAATCGAGCCCCACCACCCTCATGCTCACGTCCGGCGAGCTGACCGAACTGAATGCCGATGTCCTGCAAAAGGACTTTGAAAAGGCCGGGCCGCGCGAGCGCGTCTATTTCGACACTTCCAAGGCAAGGTGCGCCATCGTCACCTGCGGCGGCATCTGCCCGGGCATCAACGACGTCATCCGAGCCATCGTGCACGAGGCTCACTACCACTACGGCGTGCGACACGTGCTCGGGATCACCAACGGGCTGCGCGGCTTCATTCCGGAGTACGGCTACGACATCAAGGAGCTCACCCCGGATACCGTCTCGCACATCCATCAGTTCGGCGGGACCATTCTCGGCTCATCGCGCGGCCTGCAAGACTCCGTGGAAATTGTCGATTCCCTTGAACGGCTGAACATCAACGTGCTCTTCGTCATCGGTGGCGACGGGGCCATGCGCGCGGCCAAGTCCATCGTCAACGAGGTCTCGGCCCGCAAGCGCAACATCGCCATTATCGGCATCCCCAAAACAATCGATAACGACATCAACTTCATCACCCGATCCTTTGGCTTCGACACCGCCGTGGAAAAGGCGGCCGAGGCCATCCAGTGCGCCCATGTGGAGGCCACGGGTGTGGATATGGGCGTGGGACTGGTCAAGCTCATGGGCCGGGAGGCGGGCTTCATAGCGGCCCAGGCCACGCTGGCCATGCAGGAGGTCAATTTCCTCCTGGTCCCGGAACAGCCCTTCAGCCTGGCCGGAGAAGGCGGCCTGCTCGAAGCCGTGGAAAATCGGCTCAAGGCACGCAAGCATGCCATCATTGTCTGCGCCGAAGGCGCCGGCCAGGACCTGCTCGGCACCGAGATCGAACGGGACCCCTCCGGCAACCCCAAACTCGGCGATATTTGCGGCCTCATTGTCAGCCAGCTTGAAGATTACGCGCAGGCCAAGGATTTTGAGATCAACATCAAGTTCATCGATCCCAGCTACTTGATCCGGTCTGTTCCGGCCAATGCGGGCGATCGGGTCTACTGCGGGTTCCTGGGCCAGAACGCCGTGCACGCGGCCATGGCGGGCAAGACCGGTATGGTCGTGTCGCGCCTCAAGTCGAGCATGGTCCACCTGCCCCTGGATCTCGTGGCCACCGAACGCCGACGTATCAACATCAACTCCGACTGGTGGTCCTCGGTAATGGAAGCCACCGGCCAGCACGAATATCTGAAGTAG
- the rfaE1 gene encoding D-glycero-beta-D-manno-heptose-7-phosphate kinase: MSHEMILDAVKALKGHKVMIIGDLMLDHYLIGGVERISPEAPVPVVQVKDESYLLGGAGNVARNIADLGGKPLLIGAVGTDRNGEVLEDLCGQAGLSTRLIQDGDRPTTVKTRIIAHNQQVVRVDQERVGPLSPAEMDTLFVILEENLPDYPVIILSDYGKGFISREFMDRFMPMVQGRSTPPLVLVDPKTVNYDLYQGVDLLTPNTKEASEGANLPVSDRESIIEAGRAIFRRLGCRNLLITLGPDGMALFEGQDSIRHIPTFARKVFDVTGAGDTVIATTALALAAGMDLLTACTLANYAAGVVVAQVGAATATPDDLEETVNELPEPQVTFWQE, from the coding sequence ATGTCACATGAAATGATTCTGGATGCCGTAAAAGCCCTCAAGGGGCATAAGGTCATGATCATCGGCGATCTCATGCTGGATCACTATCTGATCGGCGGCGTGGAGCGCATCTCGCCCGAGGCGCCGGTACCGGTGGTCCAGGTCAAGGACGAATCCTACCTCCTGGGCGGAGCGGGCAACGTGGCCCGAAACATTGCGGACCTGGGCGGCAAGCCGCTACTCATCGGGGCCGTGGGCACGGACCGTAACGGCGAGGTCCTTGAGGATCTCTGCGGGCAGGCGGGGCTGAGCACCCGGCTTATCCAGGACGGCGACCGCCCGACAACGGTCAAGACCCGGATCATCGCCCACAACCAGCAGGTGGTGCGCGTGGACCAGGAGCGCGTCGGGCCCCTCTCCCCCGCCGAGATGGACACCCTTTTCGTCATCCTTGAAGAAAACCTGCCTGATTATCCGGTGATCATCCTGTCCGACTACGGCAAGGGATTCATTTCCAGGGAGTTCATGGACCGCTTCATGCCCATGGTCCAGGGACGCTCCACCCCGCCGTTGGTCCTGGTCGACCCCAAGACCGTGAACTACGACCTCTACCAGGGCGTGGATCTGCTCACGCCCAACACCAAGGAAGCCAGCGAGGGCGCGAACCTGCCGGTGTCCGACCGCGAATCCATCATCGAGGCGGGCCGGGCCATCTTCCGGCGGCTGGGCTGCCGCAACCTGCTCATCACTCTCGGACCCGACGGCATGGCGTTGTTCGAAGGCCAGGATTCCATCCGGCATATCCCGACCTTTGCGCGCAAGGTCTTCGACGTCACGGGCGCGGGCGATACGGTCATCGCCACCACCGCCCTGGCTCTGGCCGCGGGTATGGACCTGCTGACCGCCTGTACATTGGCCAACTACGCGGCCGGCGTGGTCGTGGCCCAGGTGGGCGCGGCCACGGCAACCCCTGATGATCTTGAGGAAACCGTCAACGAACTGCCGGAGCCCCAGGTGACCTTCTGGCAGGAATGA
- a CDS encoding ParB/RepB/Spo0J family partition protein: MTSTNRGLGRGLDALLGGVREDEKVTADAAEVRLIPVGAISPNPHQPRREFSEEALNDLAASIETRGVLQPVLVRPLGGGEYELVAGERRLRASKKAGLTEIPSLIRNMTDQESLAIALIENLQREDLNAVEEALGYQRLQQEFGLSQEELARQVGKSRSAVANSLRLLNLPEPVQTAIQQNVLSAGHGRAIMAVLDAEPQAELHRRIAENGLTVRQAEAQASFYKQNGRLPGADEIGTASPSRSTKSEPKPLDPRLESLQGELSDMLGLTVKISGSPEKGKLTVSYAAEDDLRSVAEKFGVQFS, translated from the coding sequence ATGACATCGACTAACAGGGGTTTGGGCCGTGGATTGGATGCGTTGCTGGGCGGCGTGCGCGAGGACGAGAAGGTCACAGCCGATGCCGCCGAGGTGCGCCTGATCCCGGTTGGGGCCATCTCTCCCAACCCGCACCAGCCTCGGCGCGAGTTCTCAGAGGAGGCCCTGAACGATCTGGCCGCCTCCATCGAGACCCGGGGCGTGCTCCAGCCCGTCCTGGTCCGCCCGCTGGGGGGCGGCGAATACGAACTGGTGGCCGGTGAACGCAGGCTGCGCGCTTCCAAGAAGGCCGGGCTGACTGAAATTCCCTCACTGATACGGAACATGACCGACCAGGAGAGCCTGGCCATCGCGCTCATCGAAAACCTGCAGCGCGAGGACCTGAACGCCGTGGAAGAGGCGCTCGGCTACCAGCGACTGCAGCAGGAATTCGGCTTGAGCCAGGAGGAACTGGCCCGCCAGGTGGGCAAGAGTCGGTCGGCCGTGGCCAATTCCCTGCGTCTGCTCAACCTGCCCGAGCCTGTGCAGACGGCCATCCAGCAGAACGTCTTGTCCGCCGGGCACGGCCGGGCTATTATGGCCGTGCTTGACGCCGAGCCTCAGGCCGAGCTGCACCGCCGTATCGCGGAGAACGGATTGACCGTGCGCCAGGCCGAGGCCCAGGCCTCCTTTTACAAGCAGAACGGCAGGCTTCCGGGAGCGGACGAAATCGGGACCGCCTCTCCCTCGCGCTCGACCAAGTCCGAGCCCAAGCCGCTCGATCCCCGTCTCGAATCCCTCCAGGGTGAGCTTTCCGATATGTTGGGACTTACGGTTAAAATCTCCGGATCACCGGAAAAGGGTAAATTGACGGTAAGTTACGCCGCTGAAGATGATTTGCGGTCTGTTGCGGAGAAGTTCGGCGTACAGTTCTCATAG
- a CDS encoding ParA family protein, which translates to MARRIVIANQKGGVGKTTTSINLAASLAVMEKRVLLVDCDPQGNASSGLGFYPADKRENIYSVLFEPKNVGKAIYQTGVPFLDILPGTQDLVGAEIELVDKFGREFYLRELVEQVDEQYDFILIDCPPSLGLLTVNALCAANELLVPLQCEYYALEGIAQLLMTYELVRKRLNPDLNILGVVLTMYDSRNRLSWQVKNEVRKAFPQHLFETIIPRNVRLSEAPSFGKPVINYDIKSRGAEAYLALAQEVERSSTAGA; encoded by the coding sequence GTGGCGAGAAGAATCGTGATTGCGAATCAAAAAGGCGGTGTGGGTAAAACCACCACTTCCATCAACCTCGCGGCCTCCCTGGCTGTGATGGAAAAGCGGGTTCTCCTGGTGGATTGCGACCCCCAGGGCAACGCCTCCAGCGGGCTTGGATTCTATCCCGCCGACAAGCGCGAGAACATTTACAGCGTGCTTTTCGAGCCCAAGAACGTCGGCAAAGCCATCTATCAGACCGGGGTGCCCTTCCTCGACATCCTGCCCGGCACCCAGGATTTGGTTGGTGCCGAGATCGAGTTGGTGGACAAGTTTGGACGGGAGTTCTACCTGCGGGAACTGGTTGAACAGGTGGACGAACAGTATGATTTTATTCTCATAGACTGCCCTCCTTCGCTGGGATTGCTGACGGTCAACGCCCTGTGCGCTGCAAACGAGTTGCTCGTTCCGCTGCAGTGCGAGTATTACGCATTGGAAGGCATTGCGCAGTTGCTCATGACCTACGAACTGGTGCGCAAACGCCTCAACCCGGATCTGAATATCCTCGGCGTGGTCCTGACCATGTACGATTCCAGAAACCGGCTGTCGTGGCAGGTCAAGAACGAGGTGCGCAAGGCTTTTCCGCAGCACCTGTTCGAGACGATCATCCCGAGAAACGTGCGGCTTTCCGAAGCACCAAGCTTTGGTAAACCGGTGATCAACTATGATATCAAATCGCGGGGTGCGGAGGCGTATCTCGCCCTGGCTCAAGAAGTGGAGCGAAGCTCCACGGCCGGGGCTTAG
- a CDS encoding NAD-dependent epimerase — MKILVTGAAGFIGFHLSRRLTEEGHEVVGLDNLNDYYDVNLKKARLKVLEGNLFKHVNINLEDAGPMAELFKAEKFTHVVNLAAQAGVRYSIENPRSYVDSNVVGFLNVLEGCRHNGVEHLAYASSSSVYGMNTRMPLNPHEGVDHPMSLYAATKKANEMMAHSYSNLYNLPTTGLRFFTVYGPWGRPDMALFLFTKNIIEEKPINVFNYGKMRRDFTYIDDIVEGVVRVLKRTAVPNPDWDGDNPDPCTSSVPYQIYNIGNNKVVELSRYIEVIEEVVGKKAIYNYMPMQAGDVPATEADVSDLQNDVGFKPDTSIEDGIRKFIEWYKEYYGK, encoded by the coding sequence ATGAAGATACTCGTGACCGGAGCGGCCGGCTTCATCGGCTTCCATCTCTCCAGGCGATTGACCGAGGAAGGCCATGAGGTCGTAGGCTTGGACAACCTGAACGACTACTACGACGTGAACCTCAAAAAGGCACGGCTCAAGGTCTTGGAGGGAAACCTCTTCAAACATGTGAACATCAACCTTGAGGATGCCGGGCCCATGGCCGAGCTGTTCAAGGCGGAAAAGTTCACCCACGTGGTCAACCTGGCCGCCCAGGCAGGCGTCCGCTACTCCATCGAGAACCCCAGATCGTATGTCGACTCCAACGTGGTCGGCTTCCTCAATGTATTGGAGGGCTGCCGCCACAACGGCGTCGAGCATCTGGCCTACGCGTCCAGTTCCTCGGTCTACGGCATGAACACCAGAATGCCGCTCAACCCCCATGAAGGGGTTGATCATCCCATGAGTCTGTACGCGGCCACCAAGAAGGCCAACGAGATGATGGCCCACTCCTATTCCAACCTCTACAACCTGCCCACCACCGGCCTGCGATTCTTTACGGTATATGGCCCCTGGGGCCGTCCGGACATGGCGCTCTTCCTGTTCACCAAGAACATCATCGAGGAAAAGCCCATCAACGTCTTCAACTACGGCAAGATGCGCCGCGATTTCACATACATCGACGACATCGTCGAAGGTGTGGTCCGGGTTCTTAAGCGCACGGCCGTGCCGAATCCCGACTGGGATGGTGACAATCCCGATCCGTGCACCAGCTCGGTTCCCTACCAGATCTACAACATCGGCAACAACAAGGTTGTGGAGCTCTCCCGGTATATTGAGGTCATCGAGGAAGTGGTCGGCAAGAAGGCTATCTACAACTATATGCCCATGCAGGCGGGTGACGTCCCGGCCACCGAGGCCGACGTCTCTGATCTTCAGAACGATGTCGGGTTCAAACCGGATACCAGCATTGAGGACGGCATTCGCAAGTTTATTGAGTGGTACAAAGAGTATTACGGCAAATAG